The nucleotide sequence ATTCACGCAGACGACGGACAACCCGGCGCGCCATGCGCCCATCACCGCGGATGCGTTCCTCAAGCAGCGCCTGCGGGAGATTGGCCTGCTGAAGTAGGACCCGCGCTCGGCGCCCGAGACTCGGACGCCATGCCAGTCCCCAGAGGAAGGCTCGACCCCGTCACGACCCGGTGCCATCCTGACGGCACACCTCAGGACGCTTCCTTGGCCGCTCCCCTGCCCGCCTCCCACGTCGAGTTGTTCGCCGTCCAACCCCGCGTCGCACTGGAGGACTACGCCTCACCCGAGTCCTTCGCCGCGCGCCACCGGGCCCTGGCGGCGCGAGTGGACGCCCTGCGAGCGAGGGACGCCTCCGGACAGCCGCTCTACCCCGCCCTCGCGGTGTGGCCGGAGATGGTGGGCGCGGCCCTGGGACTGATGGGGCACCTGCCCCGCGTGCGCCGCTGCCGCACCACGAACGGCGCGATGACGCGGATGGCCCTGGCCGAGGCGTGGGCGATGTGGCGCACCTGGCGCGGCTTCCGGCCACCGACGATGGAGGAGTGCCTCTACGTCGCGGTGGCGCCCCGAGTGCACCGCGCCATGTGGGAGACCTTCTCCGGCATCGCCCGCGACTTCGGCCTGTGGGTGGTGGCGGGCAGCGCGCTGCTGCCGGCCAACCGCCTGGGGCCGGACACCCCGGAGTTCGAGGCGGACGGCGCGCGGACCTACAACACCAGCTACACCTTCTCGCCGGAAGGCCGCTGCGTGGCGGTGACGCGCAAGGTGAACCTGGTGCCCACGCAGGAGGACGTGCTGCACCTCAGCCCGGGGCGTCCGGAGTACCTGCCGGTGCTGCAGACGCCCTTCGGCCGGCTGGGGACGCTCGTCTGCTACGACGGCTTCCGCGAGCCGCACACCGCGAAGGAGCCATGGTTCGTCCCCTGCGCGCAGTACCTGGACGCGCTGGGGGTGGACGTCATCGCCCAGCCCTCCGCCAACGCGTGGCCCTGGGACGCGCCGTGGGCCTTCAACGACACGGCCTCGGGCGAGGCCCAGCTGCGGCGCGAGCAGTGGTTCAACGAGGGGCTCTACACCCAGCTGCGCACGCTGACGCGGGTGCGCTACGCGGTGAATCCCCAGCTCGTGGGCGGCTTCTTCGACAACGTCTTCGAGGCGCCCTCGCTCATCCTGGAGCGGCCGGCGCCGGGCGAGGTGCGCGTGCTCGCCCAGTCCGCGAATCCCCAGGGCGAGGACGTGCTCCACGTCACCGTGCCCCTGCCCGCGAGCACTCCGGCCCAGTCGGCCCGGGGTTAGCCGCCGAGCTTCTTCTTCAGCAGCTCATTGACGAGGGTGGGGTTGCCCTTGCCCTTCATGGCCCGCATCACCTGGCCCACGAAGAAGCCGAACACCTGCGTCTTGCCCGCGCGGTACTTCTCCACCTCACCCGCGTTCTTCGCGAGGATGTCGTCCACCACCGCCTCAATCGCGCCGGTGTCGCTCACCTGCGCCAGGCCCTTCTCCGCGATGATGTCCGAGGGCGCCTTGCCGGTGCGGAACATCTCCCCGAGCA is from Pyxidicoccus trucidator and encodes:
- a CDS encoding carbon-nitrogen hydrolase family protein, translated to MAAPLPASHVELFAVQPRVALEDYASPESFAARHRALAARVDALRARDASGQPLYPALAVWPEMVGAALGLMGHLPRVRRCRTTNGAMTRMALAEAWAMWRTWRGFRPPTMEECLYVAVAPRVHRAMWETFSGIARDFGLWVVAGSALLPANRLGPDTPEFEADGARTYNTSYTFSPEGRCVAVTRKVNLVPTQEDVLHLSPGRPEYLPVLQTPFGRLGTLVCYDGFREPHTAKEPWFVPCAQYLDALGVDVIAQPSANAWPWDAPWAFNDTASGEAQLRREQWFNEGLYTQLRTLTRVRYAVNPQLVGGFFDNVFEAPSLILERPAPGEVRVLAQSANPQGEDVLHVTVPLPASTPAQSARG